One part of the Papaver somniferum cultivar HN1 unplaced genomic scaffold, ASM357369v1 unplaced-scaffold_18963, whole genome shotgun sequence genome encodes these proteins:
- the LOC113338212 gene encoding uncharacterized protein LOC113338212, with amino-acid sequence MGHSSQSTHLRTLTYADQVKGKQQLPTTSIDLSSLPIPTVKEGKPAVVLSESFYLEGCDIWKFSLIGHLDLKGVNFQDVKNNLEEQWKLGQGRVQFVPMNMGFFTIKLQSQDDKDKLLNVDAWFFDLQNLNLIEWFPGFDADKQRTSHASMWVKFPGLPLEFWIEKTLLAMEKSLGTSIVVDKSTLEHEYGHFASVLVDINFAETATDSIHVTVGGLDFWQPVEIQKKPNFCIK; translated from the coding sequence ATGGGTCATAGTTCTCAAAGTACTCATCTGAGAACTCTCACTTATGCTGATCAAGTTAAGGGAAAACAACAGTTGCCAACAACTTCAATAGACCTAAGTTCGCTACCTATTCCAACTGTGAAAGAAGGGAAACCTGCTGTGGTGCTTTCTGAATCGTTCTATTTGGAAGgatgtgatatttggaaatttagCCTTATTGGGCATTTAGATTTAAAAGGAGTTAACTTTCAAGATGTGAAGAACAACCTTGAGGAACAATGGAAGTTAGGTCAGGGACGTGTCCAATTTGTTCCAATGAACATGGGTTTCTTTACAATCAAGTTGCAATCACAAGATGATAAAGACAAGTTGTTGAATGTTGACGCATGGTTTTTCGATCTTCAAAATCTAAACCTAATTGAATGGTTTCCAGGTTTTGACGCTGACAAACAAAGGACCTCACATGCTTCCATGTGGGTCAAGTTTCCAGGCTTGCCGCTAGAGTTTTGGATTGAAAAAACGCTGCTTGCCATGGAAAAATCGTTGGGTACTTCAATAGTGGTAGATAAGAGTACTCTTGAACATGAATATGGACACTTTGCTTCAGTCTTGGTTGACATAAACTTTGCTGAAACGGCTACAGATTCTATTCATGTTACTGTAGGGGGTTTGGACTTCTGGCAGCCGGTGGAGATTCAAAAGAAGCCAAACTTTTGCATAAAGT